Sequence from the Isachenkonia alkalipeptolytica genome:
ATAAAGGGGTAATTGCTTATGTCCGAGTTTATGAAGGAAAGATAAAAAAGGGCATGAATATCAAAATGATGGCCACGGGAAAAAGTTTCGAGGTCAATGAAGTGGGGGTGTTCTCTCCGAACCCTGTAGCCTTACCGGAGCTTCAGGCGGGAGATGTAGGCTACGTAACTGCAAGTATCAAAGATGTTCGATACTGTCGGGTGGGGGATACCATTACGGAAACCCAACGGGAAACGGAAAATCCGTTACCAGGATATAAAAAATCAACCCCTATGGTCTATTGTGGCATTTATCCTGCGGAAGGGGAAAAGTATGAAAATGTTCGGGATGCTCTTGAAAAATTACAAGTAAACGATGCTTCCCTTGTTTTTGAAGCGGAAACCTCCGCGGCCCTAGGGTTCGGATTTCGATGTGGCTTCCTCGGTCTCCTTCATATGGAGATCATCCAGGAGCGGTTGATCCGGGAGTTTGACTTAGACGTAATTACTACAGCCCCAAGCGTTATTTACCGGGTGACTAAAACCGACGATGAAGTGGTAATGATCCAGAATCCGGCGAACTTACCGGAGCCTCAGGAAATTCGAATGATTGAAGAACCCATTGTAAAGGCCAGCATCATGGTGCCCAATGATTATGTGGGCCAGGTAATGGAGCTCTGTCAAAACCGACGAGGAACAATGCTGGACATGGAATACATTGAAGACACCCGAGTGGTGATTAACTACCATCTTCCGTTAAATGAAGTAATCTATGACTTTTTTGATGCTCTAAAGTCCAAAACCCGGGGCTACGGATCTCTGGATTATGAGTTTAAAAATTATCAGGAGTCCAATCTTGTGAAGCTGGATATTTTAATCAATCATGAGCAGGTGGACGCCCTATCCTTTATTGTGCACCGAAGTACGGCGGAGACCCGAGGTCGAGGCATGTGTGAGAAGCTGAAGGATGAAATTCCACGACATCAGTTCGCGGTACCGATTCAAGCCTCCATCGGCACAAAAGTGGTGGCCAGAGAGACGGTGCGGGCCCTTCGTAAAGACGTAACCTCTAAGTGTTACGGAGGAGATATTTCCCGTAAGAAAAAGCTTTTAGAGAAGCAAAAAGAAGGAAAGAAGCGAATGCGACAAGTGGGTAATGTGGAAGTTCCCCAAAAAGCCTTTATGTCCGTATTAAAGCTGGATGATTAATCGGGATTTTAAAAGCACCAAGTAAAGCAGAGAAAAGCTATATAAAGACTAAAGCCCGTTAAGGCTAAAAGCTAGCAGCGCAATGTTGCTAGTTTTTTTGGGAAAGGTAGTGAAAAGATGAAAAAACTCAGCCTATATATCCATATTCCTTTTTGTAAAAAGAAATGTCACTACTGCGATTTTCGTTCTTTTCAGAACTGCGGCAGGGATGATATCCAAGAATACATGGAGGATCTGAGTAAAGAAATCGATTTATATCGGCATCTTGGGAAAGTCTATGTGATAGATACCTTGTTTATCGGCGGAGGCACTCCTAGTATGGTGCCCGTGGAAGGGATTGCAAAAATCATGAAACAGTTACGGAGGGTTTTTCCTTTTAGTGAAGACCCAGAGATTTCCATTGAAGGAAATCCCGATACTCTCAGCTATGATAAGATGGCCCGCTACTATGATCTTGGGATCCATCGCCTCAGTATGGGACTGCAAAGTGAGAATCGTGAGTTATTAAAAACAATAGGACGGATTCACAGTGCTGAGGACTTTTTAGCAAGTCTTGAAAATGCACGAAAAATAGGCTATGAAAACATCAATGGGGATTTAATGTTCGGTCTACCAGGACAGAGGCTGAAAACCTTTCAAAATACTTTGCAGTGGGTGGTGAATCTTAATATTCCTCATATTTCTGCTTATGGTCTGATCATCAATGAGGAAACAGAGCTAGCCAGGAGAATTAACCATGGGGTACTTCCCGAACCGGATGAAGACCTGGAAGTGGATATGTATGACTTTCTTCGAAAATTTCTTCCAAAGAAGGGGTATCAACATTACGAAATTTCAAATTTCGCAAAACCCGGATTTCAGTGTCGGCATAATCGCACCTATTGGGAAAACCGAGAATACCTCGGCCTTGGTCTTGGAGCACATTCCAGTATAGGAAACCGTCGTTTTTTCAATGCCGAAGATTTCGACAGTTATCACCGGATGATTCAAGCAGAAGAAAAACCTCTTGCAGGGGAAGAATTATTATCGGATCGGGAGCGGTTGAAGGAATCATTAATGCTGGGTCTGCGTCTTAGGGAAGGAATCGATATGGATTATTTGGAGGAGCGATACAAAACTCCGGTGGATGATACGGTGAAACAGAAGCTCCGGGGGTTTGAAAAAAAAGAACTTATACAAACCCGTGAAGGGCGCTTAAGACTTACTTCAAAGGGCCTTTATTTATCCAATTCCGTATTTCGAGAGATCTTGGATTAATTTTCAGCAAAGCCCTTGACAAAGGATCTCCTTCGTGATAATTTAGTGTCATAATAATTAGCACTCAGCGAAAGTGAGTGCTAATAATTGAGGTGGCAACTATGGAATTAAGTGAAAGAAAGCTTAAAATTCTTCAAGCGATCATTACAGATTATATTGAAACCGCAGAGCCCGTAGGCTCTAGAACCCTGTCTCGAAAATACGATTTAGGTGTCAGTGCGGCCACAATTCGTAATGAAATGTCAGAAATGGAAGAAGAAGGCTATCTAAAACAATTACACACCTCTTCCGGCAGAGTCCCCAGCGACAAAGCATATAGACTGTATGTGGACAAACTGATGGAGTCGAGGATTCTTGCAAAAATCCAGCGGGAAGCTCTGCGTGAAAATCTTATGCAAAAGTTTCATGAAGTACAAAATCTGTTAAAGCACAGTGCAGAATATTTATCGGAATTAACGGATTATACCTCTATAGCCATGGCGGAAAAAACCAAGGAAAACCGGATTAAGCACCTCCAACTGGTCCCAGTGGATGAAGAAAGGATCTTAGTGGTGTTAATTATGGATACCGGTTTGGTGAAGAACACGTTATTGCGGATCGGACAAAATCTAGAGCCTCAGGAACTGCAAAAAATTTCCAATTTCTTAAATCAACACTTGCAGGGAATGGAAATTCGAAAAGTTTCCCGGCTGGTCATTGAAAAAATCCAGCGGGAACTGTATGAGTATCGAAGGGCGATTGAGCTGATTTTGCTCCATTTGCAAGAAGTGGTAAAAGAAGTGGAACAGATAGATGTATTCTTTAGCGGGACCACAAATATTTTTAACTTCCCCGAGTTTAACGATATCGTAAAAGCCCGTTCCTTTCTGGCTATGTTAGAGGAAAAAGAATTGATCAAGAATCTTTTGTCCCTACCGGATCAAGAGGGCCTTCGGGTTTCCATCGGAAAGGAAAACCTGTATGATATTGCTCAGGAATGCAGTCTAGTAACCACCACCTATAAAATTGATAATCGCACCATTGGACATCTAAGCGTTATCGGTCCTACCCGGATGGATTATTCTAAGGTGGTATCCATTATGTATCAATTGAATAAGCAGTTAAATGATTTACTAAGAGATAAATATTAACCAAATATTAGGTAAGGCAGGTGTTTAATGATGTTTAAAAAGTCTAACGAAGAAAAGGAGTCCAGAAAAAACTCCGAAAAAGCTCAAGGGGAAGATACTCAAAAGCATAAGGAGGATTCCTCAGATAATGAAGAAATTCTTGAAGAACAAGGGGAAGAGACTCTGAAAACTCCTCAGGAGATCCAGGAAGAACAACAGGAGCGGATCCGGGAATTGGAACTTGCGCTGAAAAAAGAGCAAGAAGAGGCTCTTCAGTATTGTGAAGCACTGAAGCGTCAACAGGCGGAGTTTTCCAATTATAAAAAACGTATGGATCGAGAACGGGAAAAGGACCGAAAGTTTGCTGTAAAGGAGTTTGCCTTAGACCTGTTACAGGTGGTGGACAATTTGGAACGCGCCCTTGATTCTCAAGACTCAGAAGAGAGCACAGAGATGTATAAAGGACTGGAACTGGTATTGAAGCAGTTTAAAGATGTGCTGAAGAAGAACTCCATTGAGGAAGAATATCCTCTTCATGAACCCTATGATATGGATTTTCATGAAGTGATTCTAAAGGAAGAAAGTGAAGAGCATGAACCGGATACGGTGGTTGAAGTGCTTCAAAAAGGATACAAAATCCATGGAAAGATCCTTCGACCGGCTATGGTTAAGGTTGCTAAGTGAAGTATTACTTAGTTTAAATAATAAATCTTAAAATTCAAGAACTCTATGCAACACTCCGGACAGCATCCGGAAAATAACCAATTTTAGAAAAAGAAAAACAAGGAGGCAGTATAATATGGGAAAAATTATTGGAATCGATTTAGGAACAACAAACTCTTGCGTAGCTGTAATGGAAGGTGGCGAGCCCAAGGTAATTGCAAACTCCGAAGGAAATCGAACCACTCCATCGGTGGTAGCCTTTGGTAAGGACGGTGAGCGAATTGTAGGGGAACCCGCAAAGCGTCAAGCAGTGGCAAATCCTGAAAAAACCGTAGCATCCATCAAAAGACATATGGGTACGGACCATGTGGATAAAATTGATGGAAAGGAACACTCTCCTCAAGATATTTCCGCAATGATTCTACAGAAGTTAAAGGCGGATGCGGAAGCCTATTTAGGAGAAAAAGTAACGGAAGCGGTTATTACTGTACCAGCCTATTTTGAAGATAGTCAACGGCAAGCTACCAAGGATGCAGGAAAGATCGCAGGATTAGAAGTCAAGCGAATCATCAACGAACCTACGGCAGCATCTCTTGCCTATGGTCTTGATAAAGTGGAAGATCAACAAAAAGTAATGGTATATGACCTAGGAGGAGGAACCTTTGACGTATCCATTTTAGAACTCGGTGACGGCGTATTTGAAGTACTGGCTACCCATGGTAATAACACGTTAGGTGGAGATGATTTTGACCAAATGATCATCGACCACGTGGCGGAAGAGTTTAAAAAGCAGGAAGGGGTAGACTTACGGGATGACAAAATGTCCTTGCAACGTCTAAAAGAAGCGGCGGAAAAAGCCAAAAAAGAACTTTCCAGCACCATGACCACCAACATTAACCTTCCCTTTGTTACGGCAACCGCCAGCGGACCCAAACACTTGGATATGGAAATTACCCGGGCGAAGTTTGATGAATTGACTGGTCACTTAGTGGAAAAAACCATTGAGCCGATGAAGAAAGCTCTAAAGGATGCAGATCTTACCGACAGTGACATTGATAAAGTCATCCTTGTGGGAGGATCCACACGTATTCCCGCGGTACAGGCTGCGGTTAAAAAGATTACTCAGAAAGACCCTCATAAAGGGATCAATCCAGATGAGTGTGTAGCTCTGGGAGCTGCTATTCAAGCGGGAGTACTCACGGGAGATGTTAAAGATGTATTGCTTCTGGACGTTACGCCTTTATCTCTTGGAATCGAAACCTTGGGCGGAGTATTTACTCAGTTAATTGAACGAAACACTACCATCCCTACAAAGAAAAGCCAGGTATTCTCTACCGCAGCGGATAATCAAACCGCAGTGGACATTCATGTACTGCAAGGGGAACGACAAATGGCAGCGGATAACTCTACCCTAGGTCGATTCCAGTTGACGGATATTCCACCAGCGCCACGGGGTGTACCGCAAATTGAAGTAACCTTTGATATTGATGCCAACGGAATTGTAAACGTATCAGCTAAGGACCTTGGAACCGGTAAAGAGCAAAAAATCACCATTACTGCCTCCACTAACCTCTCAGAAGATGAAGTGGAACAAAAGATTAAGGAAGCGGAGAAGTTTGAAGAAGAAGACAAGAAGAAAAAAGAAGCCATTGAAACAAAAAATCAAGCGGATTCCTTAATCTATCAAATTGAAAAAGGTCTTGAGGAAGCAAAGGATAAGATCAGTGAGGAAGAAAAAGCTCAAGTAGAGCAAGAACTGGAAAAACTTAAGAAAGCCAAGGAAGACGACAATGTAGAAGA
This genomic interval carries:
- the lepA gene encoding translation elongation factor 4, which produces MASVRQDRIRNFSIIAHIDHGKSTLADRLIEKTGLIAERDMQEQLLDNMELERERGITIKLQTIRLLYTANDGLEYSLNLIDTPGHVDFTYEVSRSLAACEGAILVVDAAQGIEAQTLANVYLALDQDLEIIPVINKIDLPGARIEEVKKEIEEILGIDASEAPLISAKNGINIEDVLEAIVTKIAPPKDDETKPLKSLVFDSFYDNYKGVIAYVRVYEGKIKKGMNIKMMATGKSFEVNEVGVFSPNPVALPELQAGDVGYVTASIKDVRYCRVGDTITETQRETENPLPGYKKSTPMVYCGIYPAEGEKYENVRDALEKLQVNDASLVFEAETSAALGFGFRCGFLGLLHMEIIQERLIREFDLDVITTAPSVIYRVTKTDDEVVMIQNPANLPEPQEIRMIEEPIVKASIMVPNDYVGQVMELCQNRRGTMLDMEYIEDTRVVINYHLPLNEVIYDFFDALKSKTRGYGSLDYEFKNYQESNLVKLDILINHEQVDALSFIVHRSTAETRGRGMCEKLKDEIPRHQFAVPIQASIGTKVVARETVRALRKDVTSKCYGGDISRKKKLLEKQKEGKKRMRQVGNVEVPQKAFMSVLKLDD
- the hemW gene encoding radical SAM family heme chaperone HemW, with product MKKLSLYIHIPFCKKKCHYCDFRSFQNCGRDDIQEYMEDLSKEIDLYRHLGKVYVIDTLFIGGGTPSMVPVEGIAKIMKQLRRVFPFSEDPEISIEGNPDTLSYDKMARYYDLGIHRLSMGLQSENRELLKTIGRIHSAEDFLASLENARKIGYENINGDLMFGLPGQRLKTFQNTLQWVVNLNIPHISAYGLIINEETELARRINHGVLPEPDEDLEVDMYDFLRKFLPKKGYQHYEISNFAKPGFQCRHNRTYWENREYLGLGLGAHSSIGNRRFFNAEDFDSYHRMIQAEEKPLAGEELLSDRERLKESLMLGLRLREGIDMDYLEERYKTPVDDTVKQKLRGFEKKELIQTREGRLRLTSKGLYLSNSVFREILD
- the hrcA gene encoding heat-inducible transcriptional repressor HrcA produces the protein MELSERKLKILQAIITDYIETAEPVGSRTLSRKYDLGVSAATIRNEMSEMEEEGYLKQLHTSSGRVPSDKAYRLYVDKLMESRILAKIQREALRENLMQKFHEVQNLLKHSAEYLSELTDYTSIAMAEKTKENRIKHLQLVPVDEERILVVLIMDTGLVKNTLLRIGQNLEPQELQKISNFLNQHLQGMEIRKVSRLVIEKIQRELYEYRRAIELILLHLQEVVKEVEQIDVFFSGTTNIFNFPEFNDIVKARSFLAMLEEKELIKNLLSLPDQEGLRVSIGKENLYDIAQECSLVTTTYKIDNRTIGHLSVIGPTRMDYSKVVSIMYQLNKQLNDLLRDKY
- a CDS encoding nucleotide exchange factor GrpE translates to MMFKKSNEEKESRKNSEKAQGEDTQKHKEDSSDNEEILEEQGEETLKTPQEIQEEQQERIRELELALKKEQEEALQYCEALKRQQAEFSNYKKRMDREREKDRKFAVKEFALDLLQVVDNLERALDSQDSEESTEMYKGLELVLKQFKDVLKKNSIEEEYPLHEPYDMDFHEVILKEESEEHEPDTVVEVLQKGYKIHGKILRPAMVKVAK
- the dnaK gene encoding molecular chaperone DnaK, whose translation is MGKIIGIDLGTTNSCVAVMEGGEPKVIANSEGNRTTPSVVAFGKDGERIVGEPAKRQAVANPEKTVASIKRHMGTDHVDKIDGKEHSPQDISAMILQKLKADAEAYLGEKVTEAVITVPAYFEDSQRQATKDAGKIAGLEVKRIINEPTAASLAYGLDKVEDQQKVMVYDLGGGTFDVSILELGDGVFEVLATHGNNTLGGDDFDQMIIDHVAEEFKKQEGVDLRDDKMSLQRLKEAAEKAKKELSSTMTTNINLPFVTATASGPKHLDMEITRAKFDELTGHLVEKTIEPMKKALKDADLTDSDIDKVILVGGSTRIPAVQAAVKKITQKDPHKGINPDECVALGAAIQAGVLTGDVKDVLLLDVTPLSLGIETLGGVFTQLIERNTTIPTKKSQVFSTAADNQTAVDIHVLQGERQMAADNSTLGRFQLTDIPPAPRGVPQIEVTFDIDANGIVNVSAKDLGTGKEQKITITASTNLSEDEVEQKIKEAEKFEEEDKKKKEAIETKNQADSLIYQIEKGLEEAKDKISEEEKAQVEQELEKLKKAKEDDNVEEMKATIESVNEAFHNVSQKMYQDAQQQGDAQGQEGGEQAEDDNVVDAEYEEVDDEEKSDEEK